The Acidobacteriota bacterium genomic sequence GGCGTCGTCTCGACGCCCCAGGTTCGGAAAGACCGGGTTACCGAGCAGGTCGCCCACCTTGATCTCGGCGATGGCCGCCTGGAGTCGATCGTCGAACGTCGAGCGCGGCCGGGCGGCAAGGTCCTTGAACAGCCGGTCGGATCGCTCGGCGTGCTCCAGCGCCCGCGGCAGGTCGCCGGCCCACGAGACCACGTCGCCCAGCCGTCGATGCGCGAGCGCCAGCGTCCGGGCGGTCTCGACGTCGTCTGGTGCCGCGGCCAGCAACGACGACGCCGTCTCGACGACGCGCTCGTAGTTGGTCCTGGCGCCGGCCGTGTCGCCCAGGTTGTGTCCGGTCGGGTTGCCCAGGGCATCGCCCATCTTGAGGAAGCCCGACGCCAGCTCGCGCTGCAGATCGAGGTCGCCGCGCGCTTCGCTCGCCAGCCGCTCGAGGTACTCGACCCCGGTCGCGACGAGGAGGGCGCGGGCCTCGGTGGTGCCAGGCACGTTGGCGATGGCGTCGTGCACGTCGAACATGAAGGCATGCGCGAGCCGCTGGACGTCCTCGAAGCGGCGTTCGGCGAGCGCACGGGCCTCCGCCGCCTCGTTCGCCTGCCACCAGATCGTGCCCGCGCCGCTCACGAGCGTCGCCACGACGATGCCGCTGAGCGCCAGGGCCACCGCGTGACGGCGCACGAAGCGCCCGGCCACGTAGGTCAGCGTCGGCTGGCGGGACGACACCGGATGGCCCGATCGGTATCGTTCGAGGTCCTGGACGAGCTGGTCGACCGACTGATAACGGTGCTGCGGGTCGCGACCGAGCGCGCGCGCGACGATCGCGTCGAGATCGCCGGTCAGCCGGCGCGCGAGCTTTGCGGGGGTGGTCGCCCGCACGGCGGCTTTTGCGTCGCGCCCCGCGTCCTCGACGACCCGGACGCTGGGTGCGACCAGTTCGACCGAGGCGAGCTGCGCCTCGATCGAGGACTGGGTCGTGCCGGAGAAGTGGTACGGCCGGCATCCCGTGAGCAGCACGTACAGCAGCACGCCGAGGGAATAGACGTCGGTTGCGGTGGTGACCGGCGCCCGCCCGGTCACCTGCTCGGGACTCGCGTAGTCGGGCGTCAACAGCCACGTGGTCGACGCGGCGTCGTCGTCTCCGTCGTCACCGGGGCTCGAGAGGATTTTCGCGACGCCGAAGTCGAGCAGCTTCGGCACACCCTCCCGCGACACCAGGATGTTGTCGGGCTTGATGTCCCGATGGACGATCAGGTTTTGATGGGCGTACTGGACGCCGGCGCAGATGGTCCGAAAGAGATCGAGGCGCCGTTCGACCGACAGGCCCTTGTCGTCGCAGAAGCGATCGACCGGCATGCCGTCGACGTATTCCATGACGAAGTAGGGCTCGCCGTCGGGCGTCGTCCCTCCGTCCATGAGCCTGGCGATGTTGGGATGGTCGAGGGCCGCGAGTGTCTCCCGTTCGCGCTGGAAGCGCTCGACGATGGACGCCGAGTCGCGCCCTCGCCGCACGACCTTGATGGCCGCCGGCCGCTGGAACGCGGCGTCGGCACGCTCGGCCCGGTAGACGATCCCCATACCGCCCTGGCCGATGACGTCGAGAATGCGCCACGCCCCGAGCGTCTCACCGACGCGGGTCCGTCCGGGGTCGAGCGCGGCCATCAGGTCGGTCACGCGGACGGGTGCCCGGTCCAGGAAGCCCTCGGCCTTCTCCTCCCAGGCGAGCAGCGACCGCACCTCGGAGAGCAGCGTCTCGTCGTCGGCGCACTCGCGGCGCAGAAAGGCGTCTCGCTCCGACGCTGGAAGCGACAGTGCCATCTCGAACAGCCGCTTGGCAGCCGGCCAGTTCACGTTGGATGTCATGCCGTGGCTCAACAGTATATGCGGGCGGTGTGACCGACGCGCAACGGGAGCCTGGCGCCAGCGGGCGCGCTCACCCACTCGGCCGCGGTCACTGCCCGTGGGCGGGTCGGGCGAAGCGGCGGTGGCCGGCGTCAGACAGTCGCGAAGGTGCGCATGCCGTCGGACGACTGCACGACATAGGCACGATCGGCATCGCCGTCACACCGGAGTGTGAGTCTGACTCGCGGGCCGGCTCCCGTGTCGGCCTCGACGACGGCGTCGGCGATCGTGAACCTCGGAAGTGCGACGCCCCGAGCCTGCGCCGAGACCCGCGCGGGCTCGGACGCGCGCAGGAGCACCTCGAAGTCGCGCTGAACGACGTTCCGCGCGAGCGACAGCTGCCTTTCCGACGGTGAGGCGCCCCCGGTTTCGATCGACAGCAGGCCAATCCGATCGCCGGTGTCGGCGACACGCCAGCGCCCGGCTCGGTCGTCCCACTGCACGCGCCCGAGCACGGGGTCGTCGAAGGTTGAACGCGCCGGTGCCGCTACCGCCGGGGGCGTCTCCTGCGAGGGCACCTTCCCTGCCGCCGTGCGGGTCCGTCTCGACGATCGAGACGGCGCACCCTGTCCCCCGGCCTGCCGCTCGGCCCACGTCGAGACGACACGGAGGCCGACCAGGATGAACGGCACGGCGATCAGGTAGCCGATGAACGGCTCGGGATCGACGAGCGCCTGCTCGAGCGTCCGAAGGCCCGCATCGAGCGCGCCCCGCGCGGGGTGAGCGGGATCGTCGCCCACGAGGCCCGCGAGCGCCCAATCGGCGAGCGGCCCGACGAAGACGAACGTCGCCGCGGCGGCGGCGAGGCTCCCGAGACAGCCGAGCGTTCCAACGAGCGCCTCGAGGCCCGTCGGCTTGACCTTGCTGTCGCGGCGCCTCACGGGGCGCTGAAGCACTCCGCGCACCACGTAGTGCCAGGCCGCGGCCCAGAGCCAGATGGCGGCGATCCCACGGACGACGTATCCGACGACCTCCGCGTCTTCATCGGCCTGCACCAGCAGGAACGCGGAGAGGAGAAAGAGCGCGCCCGACACGACGGCGTTGATGGCCAGTCGAACGGTCGACTGGACGAGGCGTACGAGCCAGATGAGGACGGGCATGACGGAAGCCGCGGCGCCAATCATACGCCAGACCGGGCGCCGCCCGGGGTGTGGCCGGATGAGGGACGGCTCCGGTGCTGGCGCGGCGGTTCCCTTGGGAGTACAGTGAAGCGAGGAGGCGACGACCATGACGGCGGTCACCAGCATGCGCCCGGGACGCAACGAGCCCTGCCACTGCGGATCGGGCCGCAAGTACAAGCAGTGTTGTCTCGACAAGGACGAGGCGATGGCCCGTGCGGCGCGAGACAAGGCAGCGGCGGAAGCGCCCCTGCCCGCGCCCGATCCGGTCGCGGCCACGCATGCCGCGCCTCAACGCGTGCGCACGGCGCAGCCCTGGAAGAAGTCGGCGACCAACACCCACGGCTTCCAGCGAATGTCGACGCCGCGCAAGGTGGGCGGCAGCTGAGGGACGAGGCCGGCCATGGATCCGATCTTCGTGCAGTCGCCCCCGAAGCTCGGTAACCAGTACCTCGACGACCCGCTGCTCGGCGAGTTCCTCGACCGCACGCTGCCGCCCGGTGTCCGGCGCGAGATCGATCCTCAACTGGACGAGCTCGGCCGCCTGGCCGGCGGTGAGCTCTACGAACTCCAGCTGGCCGATCGCCTGAGCGAGCCGCGACTGGTCCAGTGGGACGCGTGGGGCAACCGCGTCGACCGTGTCGAGCTGACGCCGCTCTGGACCCGATGCGCTCGGCTGGCCGCCGAGCACGGTCTCGTGGCCATCCCGTACGAACAGCGGCACGGCTGGCAGTCGCGCGTGCACCAGTTCGCGGCCGTGTACCTGTTCCACCCGTCCTCGGACGTCTACACCTGCCCCCTCGCCATGTCGGATGGCGCGGCGCGGACGCTGCTCGACGTCGGTGACGGCGCGCTCGTGGCACGGGCGGTGAGCCGGCTGACGAGCCGCGACCCCGCGTGGGCCTGGACGAGCGGCCAGTGGATGACCGAGGCGAGCGGCGGCTCCGATGTCGGCAAATCGCAGACCGAGGCCGTCCCCCAGCCCGACGGGAGCTGGCGCCTGTACGGCAAGAAGTGGTTCACGTCGGCGGTGACCTCGGAGATGGCCCTCGCCCTTGCGCGCCCGGCGGGACGGGGTCCGGGAGGCCGGCACCTTGCGCTCTTCTACATCGAGGTCCGAGATCACGACGGGACGCTGAACGGCATTCGGGTCGAGCGGCTGAAGGACAAGCTGGGCACCCGCAAGGTGCCGACCGCCGAGCTCCTGCTCGACGGGACGGTCGCCGCCCTCGTCGGCGAGCCGCGACACGGCACTCAGGCGATCGAGCCGATGCTGGCCGTGACGCGGGCGTGGAACAGCATCAGCGCGGTGTCGTTCATGCGCCGTGGGCTCGCCCTGGCGCAGGCCTACGCGCACGAACGATCGGCCTTCGGCAGGCGACTCGCCGAGCTCCCCCTGCACGTCGACACGCTCGACGGGCTCGAGGCCGAGACGCGCGGAGCGTTCCTCCTCGCCTTCGAGCTGGTCGGCCTGATGGGCCGGCGCGAGGCCGACGAGATCACGGCCGACCAGCGCGCCCTGCTCCGCCTGCTCACGCCCATCGCGAAGCTGTTGACGGCGAAGCAGGCCGTGGCGGTGATGAGTGAGGTCGTCGAGTCGTTCGGCGGCGCGGGCTACGTGGAGGACACGGGGCTGCCGCTGCTGCTGCGCGATGCGCACGTGCTGCCGATCTGGGAAGGCACGACCAACGTCCTCGCGCTCGATGCCCTGCTCAGGAGTCACCTCGCGCGGG encodes the following:
- a CDS encoding protein kinase encodes the protein MTSNVNWPAAKRLFEMALSLPASERDAFLRRECADDETLLSEVRSLLAWEEKAEGFLDRAPVRVTDLMAALDPGRTRVGETLGAWRILDVIGQGGMGIVYRAERADAAFQRPAAIKVVRRGRDSASIVERFQRERETLAALDHPNIARLMDGGTTPDGEPYFVMEYVDGMPVDRFCDDKGLSVERRLDLFRTICAGVQYAHQNLIVHRDIKPDNILVSREGVPKLLDFGVAKILSSPGDDGDDDAASTTWLLTPDYASPEQVTGRAPVTTATDVYSLGVLLYVLLTGCRPYHFSGTTQSSIEAQLASVELVAPSVRVVEDAGRDAKAAVRATTPAKLARRLTGDLDAIVARALGRDPQHRYQSVDQLVQDLERYRSGHPVSSRQPTLTYVAGRFVRRHAVALALSGIVVATLVSGAGTIWWQANEAAEARALAERRFEDVQRLAHAFMFDVHDAIANVPGTTEARALLVATGVEYLERLASEARGDLDLQRELASGFLKMGDALGNPTGHNLGDTAGARTNYERVVETASSLLAAAPDDVETARTLALAHRRLGDVVSWAGDLPRALEHAERSDRLFKDLAARPRSTFDDRLQAAIAEIKVGDLLGNPVFPNLGRRDDAAGRYREALGAFQHLDRDAPNDRRVRRFLGIVFERLGTLHEEDDRLEDAAAAYDQSFRIREDLAASVARHTDIERDLAIAFERVGNVQRRKGDLPAAAASYRGSLDRFVRLRDVDPSNANAVRSVAVSQEKLAQVLDLLGREDEALELLREALGAYRGMVARDLGNAQARCDVARVSEAVGDLAWTAPQRTPARVALACREWQAGLEAHRALRADAITTCTGPEIERQMAAKVERCR
- a CDS encoding acyl-CoA dehydrogenase family protein, whose protein sequence is MDPIFVQSPPKLGNQYLDDPLLGEFLDRTLPPGVRREIDPQLDELGRLAGGELYELQLADRLSEPRLVQWDAWGNRVDRVELTPLWTRCARLAAEHGLVAIPYEQRHGWQSRVHQFAAVYLFHPSSDVYTCPLAMSDGAARTLLDVGDGALVARAVSRLTSRDPAWAWTSGQWMTEASGGSDVGKSQTEAVPQPDGSWRLYGKKWFTSAVTSEMALALARPAGRGPGGRHLALFYIEVRDHDGTLNGIRVERLKDKLGTRKVPTAELLLDGTVAALVGEPRHGTQAIEPMLAVTRAWNSISAVSFMRRGLALAQAYAHERSAFGRRLAELPLHVDTLDGLEAETRGAFLLAFELVGLMGRREADEITADQRALLRLLTPIAKLLTAKQAVAVMSEVVESFGGAGYVEDTGLPLLLRDAHVLPIWEGTTNVLALDALLRSHLARGLEAWQRRVDECLQSVRHDALAASGRVARTAVEHVAAVVRAAGDDVSSLQSEARRIAVTLGRALELALLVEHAQWVIDHRDAGSGVDIARRFASHGVDALDRSAWLASPEPAGSSRST
- a CDS encoding SEC-C domain-containing protein, with the translated sequence MTAVTSMRPGRNEPCHCGSGRKYKQCCLDKDEAMARAARDKAAAEAPLPAPDPVAATHAAPQRVRTAQPWKKSATNTHGFQRMSTPRKVGGS